Proteins encoded by one window of Enterococcus faecalis:
- the purB gene encoding adenylosuccinate lyase produces the protein MIDRYTRPEMGAIWTDENRYKAWLEVEILADEAWAELGEIPKEDVQKIRENASFDVARILEIEAETRHDVVAFTRAVSETLGEERKWVHYGLTSTDVVDTAYGYLLKQANDILRKDLQTFTEIVGAKAKEYKHTVMMGRTHGVHAEPTTFGLKLALWYSEMKRNIERFEHAAKGVEAGKISGAVGTFANISPFVEEYVCEHLGIRAQEISTQVLPRDLHAEYVSAMALIATSIEKFATEIRGLQKSETREVEEFFAKGQKGSSAMPHKRNPIGSENMTGLARVIRGHVITAFENVSLWHERDISHSSAERIIIPDTTILLNYMLNRFGNIVKNLTVFPENMKRNMDATYGLIYSQRVLLKLIDHGMTREEAYDLVQPKTAYAWDHQTAFRPLLDADEKITSVLSKEELDDAFDYHYHLKNVDTIFERVGLG, from the coding sequence ATGATTGATCGTTATACAAGACCCGAAATGGGCGCAATTTGGACAGATGAGAACCGTTACAAGGCATGGCTAGAAGTTGAAATTTTGGCGGATGAAGCTTGGGCAGAACTTGGCGAAATTCCTAAAGAAGATGTACAAAAAATCCGAGAAAATGCATCATTTGATGTTGCACGTATTTTAGAAATTGAAGCAGAAACACGTCATGATGTTGTCGCTTTTACTCGTGCCGTTTCAGAAACGCTTGGTGAAGAGCGAAAATGGGTGCACTATGGGTTAACCAGCACAGATGTTGTGGATACTGCCTATGGTTATCTATTGAAACAGGCGAATGATATTTTACGGAAAGATTTACAAACATTTACGGAGATTGTCGGAGCCAAAGCCAAAGAGTATAAACATACGGTCATGATGGGAAGAACGCATGGCGTTCATGCAGAACCGACTACATTTGGTTTGAAATTAGCGTTGTGGTATTCTGAAATGAAACGCAACATTGAACGTTTTGAACATGCAGCCAAAGGTGTCGAAGCAGGTAAAATCAGTGGAGCCGTAGGTACCTTTGCCAATATTTCACCATTTGTTGAAGAATATGTTTGCGAACATTTGGGGATCCGTGCTCAAGAGATTTCGACACAAGTTTTACCACGTGATTTACATGCAGAATATGTTTCTGCCATGGCATTAATTGCGACAAGTATTGAAAAATTTGCAACAGAAATTCGTGGTCTACAAAAATCAGAAACGCGTGAAGTAGAAGAATTTTTTGCAAAAGGACAAAAAGGATCTTCGGCAATGCCGCATAAACGGAATCCAATTGGTTCTGAAAATATGACTGGTTTGGCACGTGTGATTCGTGGTCATGTCATTACTGCCTTTGAAAATGTGAGTTTATGGCATGAACGAGATATTTCTCACTCGTCTGCTGAACGGATTATTATTCCCGATACGACGATTTTGCTAAATTACATGTTGAATCGTTTTGGTAATATTGTCAAAAACTTAACGGTCTTCCCAGAAAATATGAAACGTAACATGGATGCGACCTATGGACTAATTTACAGCCAACGTGTCTTATTAAAATTGATTGACCACGGCATGACACGTGAAGAAGCGTATGATCTGGTCCAACCAAAAACAGCTTACGCATGGGATCATCAAACGGCGTTCCGTCCGTTGCTAGATGCGGATGAAAAAATTACATCTGTCTTATCAAAAGAAGAGCTAGATGATGCCTTTGATTACCATTATCATTTAAAAAACGTTGACACGATTTTTGAACGTGTTGGTTTAGGATAA
- a CDS encoding nucleoside 2-deoxyribosyltransferase — protein MTKIYFAGPLFSQADLRYNAYLVEQIRQLDKTIDLYLPQENAAINDKSAYADSKMIALADTENVLASDLLVALLDGPTIDAGVASEIGVAYAKGIPVVALYTDSRQQGADNHQKLDALNEVAENQFHYLNLYTVGLIKLNGRVVSSEEDLLEEIKQRLS, from the coding sequence ATGACAAAAATTTATTTTGCAGGACCTTTATTTTCGCAAGCTGACTTACGTTATAATGCCTATTTAGTCGAACAAATTCGACAATTGGATAAAACAATCGATCTTTATTTACCACAAGAAAATGCGGCGATTAACGACAAATCTGCTTATGCCGATAGCAAAATGATTGCCTTAGCAGATACAGAAAACGTCCTTGCTAGCGACTTATTGGTTGCTTTATTAGACGGACCAACCATTGATGCGGGCGTAGCTTCAGAAATTGGTGTTGCTTATGCCAAAGGAATCCCGGTGGTTGCCCTTTACACAGACAGCCGCCAACAAGGTGCTGATAATCACCAAAAGCTTGATGCTTTGAACGAAGTCGCTGAAAATCAATTCCATTATTTAAACCTTTATACAGTTGGTTTGATTAAATTGAATGGTCGGGTTGTTTCTTCAGAAGAGGACTTGTTGGAAGAAATTAAGCAACGATTGTCATAA
- a CDS encoding ABC transporter ATP-binding protein, which produces MKKTMNLQSFKRFWKMIKPEHPIFYGLMICSLIGNLLIVAMTYIMAIGIDNLLEAIKRVGLKGMTLPLVEEALLGPVLLLILFSIISSITSFIQERAMASLSERVTLRIRKEVTKKFKTLPMAFFDNHQVGDIISRSTTGLNQLSQVLLTGINQFFTSVVTILFAGIMLFYIDAKLTILVLLLIGGSTFMTTKIANKNKVFADQSQAELGQLNNKMEEYLAGNLVTKTFNQQQNAEKTIAAVNQQHYRAFKKAQFLNFAIYPAIRFINQLAFIISAILGAMLVLSGGITIGFLQAYLQYINQISEPISTASYVINSIQAAMASIDRIFVILDEADEQPEATHLETISSPKGAIEFKNVQFGYTPEKILMKNVDFSVQPKKTVAIVGPTGAGKTTLVNLLMRFYEINQGAITFDGIDITKLSRQNLRNLFGMVLQNTWLFEGTVADNIAYGKKDASREEIIEAAKIAQCDHFIRTLPQGYDTIISSENGALSQGQQQLLTIARIILANPPVVILDEATSSVDTRTEAHIQKAMETVTENRTSFVIAHRLSTIENADLILVMKNGDIIEKGTHQELLQAPTLYASLYNSQFQTT; this is translated from the coding sequence ATGAAAAAAACAATGAATCTTCAAAGCTTTAAACGTTTCTGGAAAATGATTAAACCTGAGCATCCAATCTTTTATGGTCTAATGATCTGCAGTTTAATTGGAAACTTATTAATTGTTGCCATGACCTATATTATGGCAATCGGGATTGATAACCTCTTAGAAGCGATCAAGCGTGTCGGGCTCAAAGGCATGACACTTCCTTTAGTTGAAGAAGCACTCTTAGGTCCCGTCTTACTTTTAATTCTCTTTTCAATCATTAGTAGTATCACTTCTTTTATCCAGGAACGAGCAATGGCTTCTTTAAGCGAACGGGTTACTTTAAGAATTAGAAAAGAAGTGACAAAAAAGTTTAAAACTTTACCAATGGCCTTCTTTGACAATCACCAAGTGGGCGATATCATTAGTCGTTCAACAACTGGCTTAAACCAATTGTCACAAGTTCTTTTAACAGGCATCAACCAATTTTTCACTTCCGTCGTGACTATCCTTTTTGCAGGAATTATGTTGTTCTATATTGATGCAAAATTAACTATTTTAGTGTTGCTACTAATTGGCGGTAGTACTTTCATGACGACAAAAATTGCGAATAAAAACAAGGTGTTTGCTGATCAAAGTCAAGCTGAATTAGGTCAATTAAATAATAAAATGGAAGAATATTTAGCAGGAAATTTGGTCACAAAAACCTTTAATCAACAGCAAAATGCTGAAAAAACAATTGCTGCTGTTAATCAACAACATTATCGTGCCTTTAAAAAAGCACAGTTTCTAAATTTTGCGATTTATCCAGCTATTCGTTTTATCAATCAGTTGGCTTTTATTATCAGTGCTATCTTAGGCGCAATGCTCGTTTTATCTGGTGGTATTACGATTGGTTTCTTGCAAGCGTATTTGCAATATATCAACCAAATTTCTGAGCCGATTTCTACCGCTTCTTATGTCATTAACTCAATTCAAGCAGCGATGGCTTCCATTGATCGGATTTTTGTTATCTTAGATGAAGCTGATGAACAGCCAGAAGCAACTCATTTAGAAACTATTTCTTCTCCTAAAGGAGCCATTGAATTTAAAAATGTTCAATTTGGCTACACACCAGAAAAAATTTTAATGAAGAATGTTGATTTTTCTGTTCAACCGAAAAAAACAGTGGCCATTGTGGGACCCACCGGCGCTGGTAAAACAACATTAGTCAACTTATTGATGCGTTTCTATGAAATAAATCAAGGCGCCATTACTTTTGATGGGATTGATATTACGAAACTTTCTCGACAAAATCTAAGAAATTTATTTGGCATGGTATTACAAAACACTTGGCTATTTGAAGGAACCGTAGCAGATAATATTGCCTATGGAAAAAAAGACGCTTCTCGTGAAGAAATAATTGAAGCGGCTAAAATTGCTCAATGTGATCATTTTATTCGGACCCTTCCTCAAGGATATGACACAATTATTTCTAGCGAAAATGGTGCATTATCACAAGGGCAACAACAGTTATTAACCATCGCCCGAATCATTTTAGCAAATCCGCCCGTTGTTATTCTCGATGAAGCAACTTCGAGTGTGGACACACGAACAGAAGCCCATATTCAAAAAGCGATGGAAACTGTCACAGAAAATCGAACAAGCTTCGTTATCGCTCATCGATTATCCACGATTGAAAATGCTGATTTAATTTTAGTGATGAAAAATGGCGATATTATTGAAAAGGGAACGCATCAGGAACTATTACAAGCTCCGACTCTTTACGCCAGCTTATATAATAGTCAATTTCAAACCACTTAA
- the eis gene encoding enhanced intracellular survival protein Eis, which produces MDEQEFRKQLTLKPVEEEHIDQFNELLSYVFQVTEADIEESGFENKRAFIKSKQPILELSKVFGWFHENQLISQIAIYPCEVNIHGALYKMGGVTGVGTYPEYANHGLMKDLIQTALEEMRQDKQWISYLFPYNIPYYRRKGWEIMSDKLSFKIRDTQLPKTVPVPGMIERLAVDHPDVFDVYARFARQNHGALIRSAFNWEEYWRFENEEERTAAVYYGANQEPLGVLFYWVADEVFHIKEMFYLNQEARNGLWNFITAHFSMVYWVKGDIYKNEPLAFLLEDSQIKESIEPYYMARIVDVKAFLENFPFESTAKPFHFVVKDPVAEWNNGIFGLIWDENDQVTITDEPLGTAVHLDIQTLTCLVMNYRRPSYLHRIERIDTDKETLNSLERIFPDQEAYFSDYF; this is translated from the coding sequence ATGGATGAACAAGAATTTCGAAAGCAACTGACCTTAAAGCCTGTTGAGGAAGAACACATTGATCAATTTAATGAACTTCTTTCCTATGTTTTTCAAGTGACTGAAGCAGATATTGAAGAAAGTGGTTTTGAAAACAAACGCGCATTTATCAAATCAAAACAACCGATTTTAGAACTTTCAAAAGTATTTGGCTGGTTTCACGAAAATCAATTAATTTCACAAATTGCTATCTATCCATGCGAAGTCAATATCCATGGTGCTTTATATAAAATGGGCGGCGTTACTGGTGTCGGTACCTATCCTGAATATGCCAACCACGGTTTAATGAAAGACTTGATTCAAACGGCATTAGAAGAAATGCGCCAAGATAAACAGTGGATTTCTTATCTTTTCCCTTACAACATTCCTTATTACCGACGTAAAGGTTGGGAAATCATGTCCGACAAGTTATCTTTTAAAATTCGGGATACACAATTACCAAAAACCGTTCCAGTTCCAGGAATGATTGAACGATTAGCTGTCGATCACCCAGATGTCTTTGATGTCTATGCGCGATTCGCTCGTCAAAATCACGGCGCACTCATTCGTAGTGCCTTCAACTGGGAAGAATATTGGCGTTTCGAAAACGAGGAAGAACGGACTGCTGCTGTCTATTATGGTGCCAATCAAGAACCTTTAGGAGTACTTTTCTATTGGGTGGCCGATGAGGTATTTCATATTAAGGAAATGTTTTACTTGAACCAAGAAGCCCGAAATGGCTTGTGGAATTTTATTACTGCGCATTTTTCGATGGTTTATTGGGTCAAGGGCGATATCTATAAAAACGAACCATTAGCCTTTCTTTTAGAAGACAGCCAAATTAAAGAAAGCATTGAGCCCTATTATATGGCGCGAATTGTTGATGTCAAAGCCTTTTTAGAAAACTTTCCTTTTGAAAGTACAGCTAAGCCCTTCCATTTTGTCGTTAAAGATCCTGTCGCTGAGTGGAATAATGGTATTTTTGGCTTAATTTGGGATGAAAATGATCAAGTGACCATTACGGATGAACCTCTAGGCACCGCCGTTCACTTAGATATTCAAACACTAACTTGTTTAGTCATGAATTACCGACGCCCTTCGTACTTACATCGAATTGAACGTATTGATACAGATAAAGAAACTTTAAATTCTTTGGAACGGATTTTTCCTGACCAAGAAGCTTATTTCAGTGATTATTTCTAA
- the clpB gene encoding ATP-dependent chaperone ClpB has translation MNIEKMTTTLQEAIAEAQKVAVTRQHQEIDIAHLWKIFLQPNHFGRNFYTDAGLDVDAFEREVDNALDEYPSVAGGNVQYGQNLSQNLFHLLQEADSLREEFQDEFLSTEIVLLALMKLKNYRLTKYLMQQGITEKELRKNIEEMRGGDRVTSQNQEEQYKALEKYGVDLVQQVKAGKQDPIIGRDEEIRDVIRILSRKTKNNPVLIGEPGVGKTAIVEGLAQRIVRKDVPENLKDKTIFSLDMGALIAGAKFRGEFEERLKAVLKEVKKSDGKIILFIDEIHNIVGAGKTEGSMDAGNLLKPMLARGELHLIGATTLDEYRQYMEKDKALERRFQKVLVKEPTVEDTISILRGLKERFEIHHGVNIHDNALVAAATLSDRYITDRFLPDKAIDLVDEASATIRVEMNSMPTELDQVTRRLMQLEIEEAALKKESDDASKKRLANLQEELADLREEANSMKMQWETEKEEVNAVSNKRAEIDKAKHELEDAENNYDLERAAVLRHGTIPQLEHELKELEEKNAKDNVKMVQESVTENEIAQVVGRLTGIPVTKLVEGEREKLMKLNETLHKRVIGQDEAVDAVSDAVIRSRAGLQDPNRPLGSFLFLGPTGVGKTELAKALAEDLFDSEDHMVRIDMSEYMEKHAVSRLVGAPPGYVGYEEGGQLTEAVRRNPYTIVLLDEIEKAHPDVFNILLQVLDDGRLTDSKGRVVDFKNTVLIMTSNIGSQLLLEGVTPEGTIPEEVENQVMNILKGHFKPEFLNRIDDTILFTPLSLDNVKGIIGKMTAQLAHRLEQQEIVLEITDEAKTWIAENGYEPAYGARPLKRFITREVETPLAKEIVSGRVMPKTKVTISLLDNQLVFENEPIEEV, from the coding sequence ATGAATATTGAAAAAATGACAACCACGCTACAAGAGGCGATTGCTGAAGCTCAAAAAGTTGCGGTGACACGGCAACATCAAGAAATTGATATCGCACATTTATGGAAAATTTTTCTTCAACCAAACCATTTTGGACGTAATTTTTACACAGATGCTGGTTTAGATGTTGACGCATTTGAACGAGAAGTAGATAACGCGTTAGATGAATATCCAAGTGTGGCGGGCGGTAATGTGCAATATGGTCAAAATTTAAGTCAAAATTTGTTCCATTTATTGCAAGAAGCTGATTCACTTCGAGAAGAATTCCAAGATGAATTTTTATCAACCGAAATTGTACTTTTAGCTTTAATGAAATTGAAAAATTATCGTTTAACAAAATATTTAATGCAACAAGGCATTACGGAAAAAGAGTTAAGAAAAAATATTGAAGAGATGAGAGGAGGAGATCGTGTGACTTCTCAAAACCAGGAAGAACAATATAAAGCACTAGAAAAATACGGTGTTGACTTAGTACAACAAGTAAAAGCAGGAAAACAAGATCCAATCATTGGTCGTGACGAAGAAATTCGTGACGTTATTCGGATTTTATCAAGAAAAACTAAAAATAATCCAGTCTTAATTGGTGAACCAGGTGTTGGTAAAACAGCGATTGTTGAAGGATTAGCACAACGAATCGTTCGTAAAGATGTTCCCGAAAACTTAAAAGATAAAACCATTTTTTCTTTAGATATGGGTGCCTTAATTGCGGGAGCAAAATTCCGTGGCGAATTTGAAGAACGGTTAAAAGCTGTTTTAAAAGAAGTGAAAAAAAGTGATGGCAAAATCATTTTATTCATTGATGAAATTCATAATATCGTCGGAGCTGGTAAAACTGAAGGCAGTATGGACGCCGGGAATTTATTAAAACCGATGCTAGCACGTGGTGAATTGCATTTAATCGGTGCCACAACGCTTGATGAATATCGCCAATATATGGAAAAAGATAAAGCCTTAGAACGTCGTTTCCAAAAAGTATTAGTCAAAGAACCAACAGTAGAAGATACAATTTCTATTTTGCGTGGCTTAAAAGAACGATTTGAAATTCACCACGGCGTGAATATTCATGACAATGCTTTAGTTGCTGCCGCTACTTTATCCGATCGCTATATTACTGATCGTTTCTTACCAGATAAAGCGATTGACTTAGTCGATGAAGCAAGCGCAACGATTCGAGTGGAAATGAATTCGATGCCAACAGAGCTCGACCAAGTAACACGTCGGTTAATGCAACTAGAAATTGAAGAAGCGGCCTTGAAAAAAGAATCGGATGATGCAAGTAAAAAACGGTTAGCCAACTTGCAAGAAGAATTAGCAGATTTGCGTGAAGAAGCCAACTCAATGAAAATGCAATGGGAAACGGAAAAAGAAGAAGTTAATGCGGTTTCCAACAAACGTGCAGAGATTGATAAAGCAAAACACGAATTAGAAGATGCTGAAAATAATTATGATTTAGAACGAGCTGCTGTTTTGCGTCATGGAACAATTCCACAATTAGAACATGAATTGAAAGAATTGGAAGAAAAGAACGCTAAAGATAACGTCAAAATGGTACAAGAATCGGTTACTGAAAACGAAATTGCGCAAGTGGTCGGTCGTTTAACCGGCATTCCTGTGACAAAATTAGTTGAAGGCGAACGAGAAAAATTAATGAAACTGAATGAAACATTACACAAACGTGTGATTGGTCAAGATGAAGCCGTCGATGCTGTTAGTGATGCGGTAATTCGTTCAAGAGCAGGATTACAAGATCCAAATCGCCCACTCGGTTCGTTCCTTTTCTTAGGACCAACTGGTGTTGGTAAAACAGAACTTGCTAAAGCCTTAGCTGAAGATTTGTTTGATTCTGAAGATCATATGGTACGGATTGACATGAGTGAATACATGGAAAAACATGCCGTGTCTCGTTTGGTTGGTGCCCCTCCAGGCTATGTTGGTTATGAAGAAGGTGGCCAGTTAACGGAAGCTGTTCGTCGAAACCCTTATACAATTGTCTTATTAGACGAAATTGAAAAAGCGCACCCAGATGTCTTTAATATCTTATTACAAGTTTTAGATGATGGTCGTTTGACAGATTCTAAAGGTCGAGTCGTTGATTTTAAAAATACAGTTTTAATTATGACAAGCAATATCGGTTCTCAGCTTTTACTGGAAGGTGTGACACCTGAAGGAACAATTCCCGAAGAAGTTGAAAATCAAGTCATGAATATTCTAAAAGGACACTTTAAACCAGAGTTCTTAAACAGAATTGATGATACCATTTTATTCACACCATTGAGCTTGGATAATGTGAAAGGAATCATTGGTAAAATGACCGCACAACTTGCTCATCGTTTAGAGCAACAAGAAATTGTGTTGGAAATCACTGATGAAGCTAAAACATGGATTGCTGAAAATGGGTATGAGCCAGCTTATGGAGCTCGTCCGTTAAAACGTTTCATTACTCGCGAAGTCGAAACACCATTAGCAAAAGAAATTGTTTCTGGTCGAGTAATGCCAAAAACAAAAGTCACGATTAGTCTATTAGACAATCAATTAGTTTTTGAAAATGAACCAATAGAAGAAGTATAA
- a CDS encoding DoxX family protein, protein MDKQQRGIQVIRIWLGVTMLIHGVMKVTSLEDTLAFFASIGLPSLFVYGVAAIELIGGLFMIIGFLIPLVSVGFIAVLVGAIFSFGLASGFSGYEYELFLAITSLAILVSYADKKYLTLKLYF, encoded by the coding sequence ATGGATAAACAACAACGAGGCATTCAAGTGATTAGAATTTGGCTAGGGGTGACGATGCTAATTCATGGAGTGATGAAAGTAACGTCATTAGAAGATACTTTAGCGTTTTTTGCTAGTATTGGTTTGCCAAGCCTTTTCGTGTATGGTGTAGCGGCAATTGAATTAATTGGTGGATTATTTATGATTATTGGCTTTTTAATTCCTTTGGTATCAGTAGGATTCATAGCAGTTTTAGTCGGAGCTATTTTTTCTTTTGGTTTGGCAAGTGGTTTTAGTGGTTATGAGTACGAATTATTTTTAGCGATAACCAGTTTGGCTATTTTGGTTAGCTATGCCGATAAAAAGTATCTTACGTTAAAACTTTATTTTTAA
- the lepA gene encoding translation elongation factor 4: MNNKEMKARQEKIRNFSIIAHIDHGKSTLADRILEKTNTVSSREMQDQLLDSMDLERERGITIKLNAIELNYTAKDGETYTFHLIDTPGHVDFTYEVSRSLAACEGAVLVVDAAQGIEAQTLANVYLALDNDLEILPVINKIDLPAADPERVRTEIEDVIGIDASEAVLASAKAGIGIEDILEQVVEYVPAPSGDIEAPLKALIFDSIYDSYRGVVLNIRVIDGVVRPGDKIQMMSNGKTFDVTEVGVFSPKPIARDYLMVGDVGYITASIKTVQDTRVGDTVTLADNPAAEALPGYRKMNPMVYCGLYPIDTSRYNDLREALEKLQLNDAALQFEPETSQALGFGFRCGFLGLLHMDVVQERLEREFNLELITTAPSVIYHVNKTDGTTVVVDNPAEFPEPVTIESVEEPYVKAQIMVPNDYVGAVMELSQRKRGEFITMDYLDDYRVNVVYEIPLSEIVFDFFDKLKSSTKGYASLDYEMAGYRTSRLVKMDILLNAEKVDALSFIVHRDFAFERGKAIVEKLKKLIPRQQFEVPVQAAIGQKIVARSDIKALRKNVLAKCYGGDVSRKRKLLEKQKEGKKRMKQIGSVEVPQEAFMAVLKMDEDDQKK, translated from the coding sequence ATGAACAATAAAGAAATGAAAGCAAGACAAGAGAAAATTCGTAATTTCTCGATCATTGCCCACATTGACCATGGGAAGTCAACTTTAGCCGACCGGATTTTGGAAAAAACAAATACAGTCAGCAGTCGAGAAATGCAAGATCAATTACTTGATTCAATGGATTTAGAGAGAGAACGCGGCATTACCATCAAATTGAACGCCATTGAATTAAACTATACAGCCAAAGATGGTGAAACCTATACTTTCCATTTGATTGACACACCAGGGCACGTCGATTTCACCTACGAAGTTTCTCGTAGTTTGGCAGCTTGTGAAGGGGCTGTTTTAGTTGTTGATGCGGCGCAAGGAATTGAAGCGCAAACGCTAGCAAATGTCTATTTGGCATTGGATAATGACTTAGAAATTTTACCTGTTATTAATAAAATTGATTTACCCGCTGCTGATCCAGAGCGTGTTCGGACAGAGATTGAAGACGTAATTGGAATTGATGCATCGGAAGCTGTTTTAGCAAGTGCAAAAGCAGGAATTGGGATTGAAGATATTTTAGAACAAGTGGTGGAGTATGTACCAGCTCCATCAGGGGACATTGAGGCTCCTTTAAAGGCTTTGATTTTTGACTCTATTTACGATAGTTATCGGGGGGTCGTTTTAAACATTCGTGTAATTGACGGTGTCGTTCGTCCTGGAGATAAAATCCAAATGATGAGTAACGGTAAAACGTTTGATGTAACAGAAGTCGGCGTTTTTTCACCGAAACCAATTGCTCGTGATTATTTAATGGTTGGTGATGTGGGCTATATCACCGCTAGCATTAAAACGGTTCAAGATACACGGGTTGGGGATACAGTGACTTTGGCTGACAATCCAGCAGCAGAAGCACTACCAGGCTACCGCAAAATGAATCCAATGGTTTATTGTGGCTTATATCCAATTGATACGTCGCGCTACAATGATTTACGGGAAGCATTAGAAAAATTACAATTAAATGATGCGGCGTTACAATTTGAACCGGAAACATCGCAAGCTTTAGGGTTTGGTTTCCGTTGTGGTTTCTTAGGTTTGCTGCACATGGATGTTGTTCAGGAACGTTTGGAACGAGAATTTAATTTAGAGTTAATTACAACAGCACCGTCTGTAATCTATCACGTTAATAAAACTGACGGAACAACCGTTGTTGTTGATAACCCAGCTGAATTTCCAGAACCAGTAACGATTGAATCTGTGGAAGAACCTTATGTTAAAGCGCAAATCATGGTGCCAAACGATTATGTAGGAGCAGTAATGGAATTATCACAACGTAAACGTGGCGAATTCATTACAATGGATTACTTAGACGATTATCGTGTAAACGTAGTTTATGAAATTCCGTTATCTGAAATCGTGTTTGACTTTTTCGATAAATTGAAATCAAGTACAAAAGGCTATGCATCCTTAGATTACGAAATGGCTGGCTATCGTACCAGCCGCCTAGTGAAAATGGATATTCTATTAAATGCTGAAAAAGTGGATGCGTTAAGCTTTATTGTTCACCGAGATTTCGCATTTGAGCGTGGAAAAGCGATTGTTGAGAAACTGAAAAAACTAATTCCACGTCAACAGTTTGAAGTCCCAGTTCAAGCGGCGATTGGTCAAAAAATTGTGGCTCGTTCAGATATTAAAGCCTTACGCAAAAACGTACTGGCTAAATGCTATGGTGGCGATGTTTCTCGTAAACGTAAATTGTTAGAGAAACAAAAAGAAGGGAAGAAACGGATGAAACAAATTGGATCCGTGGAAGTTCCTCAAGAAGCCTTTATGGCGGTTCTGAAAATGGATGAAGATGATCAGAAAAAATAA
- the trpS gene encoding tryptophan--tRNA ligase encodes MNTILTGDRPTGKLHLGHYVGSLKKRVEMQADPTNQLFVMIADLQALTDNAKNPEKVSANVLEVALDYLAVGLDPTKTTIFIQSQIPQLAELTMYYLNLVTTSRVRRNPTVKAEIEQKKFGEGVPTGFFIYPVSQAADITAFQANLVPVGEDQKPMLEQAQEIVHSFNQTYGEVLVRPEAVLPPKGMGRLPGIDGNGKMSKSLGNGIYLSDPAEVVQKKVMSMYTDPNHIRIEDPGQVEGNMVFTYLDVFGKEKEYIEELKEHYRHGGLGDVKIKRYLIDVLEEELAPIRRRREELAKNPEAIMEMLHKGSLAAEKVAAQTLTEVKKAMGIQYF; translated from the coding sequence ATGAATACTATCTTAACAGGTGATCGTCCAACTGGTAAATTGCACCTAGGACATTACGTAGGTTCCTTAAAAAAACGAGTAGAAATGCAAGCAGACCCTACAAATCAATTATTTGTCATGATTGCAGATTTACAAGCATTGACAGATAATGCAAAAAATCCCGAAAAAGTTTCAGCCAATGTTTTAGAAGTTGCTTTGGACTATTTAGCAGTTGGTTTAGACCCTACGAAAACAACAATTTTTATCCAATCGCAAATTCCACAGTTAGCTGAATTAACAATGTACTATCTAAATTTAGTGACCACGTCACGTGTTCGTCGGAATCCAACGGTCAAAGCAGAAATTGAGCAAAAAAAATTTGGCGAGGGTGTTCCGACAGGATTCTTTATTTATCCCGTTTCACAAGCTGCTGATATTACTGCCTTTCAAGCGAACTTAGTCCCAGTTGGGGAAGACCAAAAACCAATGTTGGAACAAGCGCAAGAAATTGTGCATAGTTTTAATCAGACGTACGGTGAAGTTTTAGTTAGACCGGAAGCTGTGTTACCACCAAAAGGCATGGGACGCTTGCCAGGAATTGATGGCAACGGAAAAATGAGTAAGTCTTTAGGTAATGGTATTTATCTTTCAGATCCAGCTGAAGTGGTTCAGAAAAAAGTAATGAGTATGTATACCGATCCAAATCATATTCGTATAGAGGACCCAGGACAAGTTGAAGGAAATATGGTCTTTACTTACTTGGATGTCTTTGGGAAAGAGAAAGAATATATTGAAGAATTAAAAGAGCACTATCGTCATGGCGGTTTAGGAGATGTGAAAATTAAACGTTACTTAATTGATGTCCTAGAAGAAGAACTCGCACCGATTCGTCGACGTCGTGAAGAGCTGGCTAAAAATCCAGAAGCGATTATGGAAATGTTGCATAAAGGAAGTCTTGCTGCTGAAAAAGTGGCAGCACAAACCTTAACAGAAGTCAAAAAAGCGATGGGAATTCAATATTTCTAA